The Penaeus monodon isolate SGIC_2016 chromosome 6, NSTDA_Pmon_1, whole genome shotgun sequence genomic sequence GGTCCCAAAAAGCTCAGGTCGATGATCTCCGCTCGCGCTCCCCCTTCGCCGACAAAAGGGACGACACTTCCTTTCGTGGGGCCATGTCGCTGTACCCGTCGCTCTCATTCTCCCACCCTTTTTCCAATGCGCTCGGCGCGGCGCGCACCTAGCCGAGGACGTACTCCACTTGGGCGTGGAAGGCGGGGTTTTCCCTGGGCACCCCGAGAGCGGGGGCCCGGGCAAAGGGGctcagagggggaaaaggggtcgcTCTCGACAAGAACGGCTTCGAGCTGCTGCAGCCCCTCCACGCCCGGAGTTTGGGCCAGGGCTCGAGCCTCCCGCAAAGGGACTCCTCGCTGAAGCGCCTATGGTTTAAAACCCCCAGActggcggtgggggggggagagcaggtgGGCGTCGCCGTAAGGCCCGTCCCAAAAGGTCGAGCGCCGCCCTTGGTGCCTCCGGGCGGCCCGGTCTGCACGGGTCGTGGGGGGCCCGCCAGCCCCTTTCTCCCCGGGATTCCAGGGGACGGAGGAATGGAAGGgctaaaaggaggaaaggaagttaaaaccaaggagagagggaagggatgaggacagggggggggggaggcagaaaagGGGGGCCCTGGAAGACTCCTGTGTTGTTCGTGTgcatgtaaaagataaaaaaatagataatggatTTTTACGGAAATGTAATTAaacggtttaaaaatttaaaaaatagctcCTGGGTTTTGTATTTGAgcctctttaaaaaaataaacaataagtctGAAATAGATTAActttgaaaaaggggaaggggttttggtaAATATCCTTGTTTGTCAAAAacgttgttttttaaaaactggttttaaaaaacaaacagtcTGATTATAAAGGTAAACCATATAACCtatgtaaaaagagaaaagaatgattcGGTAGGCATACGGACTTTTaggataaaagataaattattttgtttacattataaaaaaaatattcttttgaaTTTTCAAgaacctttttgggggttttttcccaaagtaCCACATGGTTTCTTTCTCAAAAGCTTGTGTAATTTCTATGTTAAAAAGATAAATGGGTTTTGGTAAACTTGTTCTAAAAAGGCCTTTAGCCAGGCTTAAAGCACAAGGCCCGtaataaagatttaaattttGTAATCACCGAAGAACTTATGAGCTGTATTTTTTTGGCCTTCCCCGGGGCTCCGCCCTTTGATAAAgctttttttaatctaaattcgTAAATTTATCTCGAAAGTATTGACGCTGACCCTTTtagcgatttttattttttttttgtattaccccCCTAAACCCTTGGTCGGGTTTATGAATTTACGTTGCAGTTGGTACCTTTATCACTGTAAAAGCTGTCGAAGGGGCCCGGGTTTTAAATTAGgggaaatggtgatgataatacttgcaaagAATTTTTCCTTCGTGGGATTTCCAGCTAAATCGTTTTTTCATATGTCGGGGGCGGGAAAACCTTTGGGACGCGGTGAGAGTTTTCCGCACCGTGTTTCCTTGGCACACTTTGATTCGAAATTgctagaaaaataaaattcaacaaTAAGATATGAGAGAGGTAGAGATTCATCACTGTGATCAGTAATTTTTAAAGTTGAATATGTGACCATTTTTCACACTAAACAAAAAACTTACAACGGATCACTCGAATGTGTGAAAACTTAGCTCCTGATATTTATATCTGATTGGATAAATGTGCCGGGTCACTGGCTGGCTTCCCGCACTGAAGCGCGTCTAAGTAAaatatttaactttattatttttaaaaaataaagattctagCTAAGCCATTCACGCTGTATGCATGAAGACGTAGCAGGTCAAAGTCactcaagtaaaaaaaagggaattaaatttatccaaaaagaaaaaaaaatctagtacagGAGGTGAGATCTGGCTCATATAGATTTAATCTCGCGTTATCTCTGAGGGGGGCAAGAAGCCATTGGGTCCCCCCTTATTAGTTTCCACATAAAAGATATGTGTCTTTGAAACTTTGATTCCAAAAGGGGGGTTTGCAAAATGAGCCTTTGTACGTAATCGGTGTACGTTAATGAAAGGTTTTTGTGCGAATATCTGCTGAGGGTAAAATACGGGGATAAGTTAAGGGGGTTCTCTATGGCTGATCCCCTGGATTATTTACTAGAAAAATGTCCCTCATTTAACCAAAAACCCACGGGGGGTCGGGgatttttttggatgtttttccaCGCGAGCCCCTGCTCAGTGTTTTCCTATTTTCGAAAATTATTTGCCTACTTTGTTTGACGTTTGTGTTCTTTTTCCCGTTGTCCACGGTTCTTGTTATCCTCACGCTGGGTTCCATACAGTCCCGGGCCAACTGTTCCATCAAGGGCCCCTTGAAACAGGGACAcaggtttcccaaaaaacccaaactccAAACAGGAGCTACGACATGAAGGGGCGAAAGGcacaaaaaagaaatttcaacATTTTGCCCGGGAAATGGGGCCAAATCtcaactaaaaataatgataagcacCCGGGGTTAATTCATGCAGTTGCGCTGATTTTGCCGCGGAAATTACGTAAAATCATGGTTTTAAACTTTAAACATCgaattttgggcccaaatttgCCTCGTAAGGCAGGAGGGGAAtaacccttttaaattaaaaagtgaTTTAAATGTCCAAAGAACATATTTCGATTGTCAAGCATAGTAAGGGTATCAGATACGCAAATTTCTGGTTTCTAATGGTTGAAATGTTGTGTAATCAAACATtcgtaaaattagaaaaaaaaggaggcatCAGGTTTCCTTTTTCAAATCATAAAAAGATTATTACACAACTGGGGGGAATTATTTAAATTTGACTAAGATTTAATAAACATGAAaactatcatataaaatttttttgaattttaaatcgaagtcccattttttaaaataagtgcAGATTTCTGATCTTTGAATTTTTGGTTTTCAGTGTTAAACAGGGGAcccaaattttttgttgtttctccaAGATACTCATACCACAAATTTTTGGTGTTTAAGCAAATTCTTCGACcttacaaaaatttttgtttactgTGAGAAAGCTTTTAAATAAAagattatctttctcttttcgttctcgttaactagtaaaaattttttaaaaagagaaaaaaaaaatttgcctttggttttcatttaatattttaaaaaggcagAAGCAAAgaattttatgtctttttatcattaaaaaaaaataaacccccaactGATATCCCCAACCTCAAATACCTAGGGATGAGGGAAAAATTcccaaatgtaaaataaaaagtNNNNNNNNNNNNNNNNNNNNNNNNNNNNNNNNNNNNNNNNNNNNNNNNNNNNNNNNNNNNNNNNNNNNNNNNNNNNNNNNNNNNNNNNNNNNNNNNNNNNatatatacacttaatatatTCAGTTGTACTTATAGGAGTTTTGCAGAAGAAACTTCAAAGGTTTCACTGtgaatgtatacatgcacacatacttaaaacacacacacacacacatacttttcgTTGTCACCAAGCACACGAGCAAAGGTTTCTAATACTTCCCCTATCAAGACGAActaaatgattatgattatgactattttcattttatttatatgcagTCTTTTCAGGAGGGAAATCAAGAGTATTTTAACATGATTGGATCAATAACTTTAAAGATCTCAAGTTATATTCCTGATAGGCTCCTCTCGTTCTGCGCTTTTCCAGTCTTTTTAGTTGGTCATACTGGTGTTTCCTACGATATGTCTGTCTTTTGCAGTTCCTAACCGAGACGCTTCTCTTGGTCATCTGTAGTTGGAATTCATTTCTATTCAtgttctttcatctctcctttctctttgtcatGTCATGTCTGTTTGGCTCTTCATTATACTGTtgccattattgtctttattataattattgctactgATAATTGCAATTACAGTCAGAGATGTTTTTGATGAAATGCCTACTATTTGGCCTAATTATAATTAGAATAAATGATTGGTATTTCTATAAGGTTCAATATCAGACAAACCCTTCACTGATTTTAATCATTACTAtccctattattgttatcgttattgctcCAGCATCAACAGATCCCTGTCCGGATCTGAACATGCAATGCAACACTACCGGTGGCTACTGTCACAACGGATGAAAGTCTGACGAAGTGGCTGTGGCGGGGCTCTGCGTCTTCGAAAACTGCTCCTGCTGCGTCAGGGGTAATGTGTTAATCCATTtgcttatgttttttgttttttatcactttttctaaAAGCTTTGCATGGTGTATAAGTGATTGTTCTTACCTATCCCTCCAACAcagtatcgtcattatcatcaacaatgtTAGTATCAGTATCACCATCGAAACACCAGTCACTATTCAGGAACTAATCCATCCTCACTGCAGATACAGAACCTTGTCCAGATTTGGAGCAACAGTGTCTCTCCAAACACGGATACAGCAACCATACCTGCATGTCTGACGAAGAAGCTCTGTCGGGGCTCTGCAAGTACGACAACTGCTCCTGCTGCGTCAAGGGTaggatattttatttgttttataatctataattttgtTAGTATTCATAGGAAGTTTGTAAAAGGACTAACATTGGACTGAtccatatatatgagtgtgtgtgtgtatatatatgtatgtacacacacacacacacacacacacacacacacacacacacacacacacacacacacacacacacacacacacacacacacacagatatatatatatatatatatatatatatatatatatatatatatatatatatatatatatatatatatatgtatgtatgtatatatataaatatatatatatatatatatatatatatatatatatatatatatatatatattatatatatatgtaatctatatatgtatagatgatgtaggaaagggtaagggaaaataaaataaggagagagagagagagagagcgagagagagagagagagagagagagagagagagagagagagagagagagagagagagagagagagagagagagagagagagagagagagagagagagagagagagagagagagaatactgtaCGTACCCAATTCACTGCTTAGCGTATGCCCTATATATCTCAAACTCTTCTGTTCCAGGGACTGATTGCGCGCAGACTTCCGAATGTCAAATTGCGGACGGTCGCTGCGACAGGACTTGCGTGGCAGGAGAGGAACCGGTTAATGACAATTGCCTCGAGAGTTGTACTTGCTGCACCGAAGGTAAGTTTAGCATCCGGGAAAAAGATTAATCAAATGGATGAAACGCCGTGTTGGCGCTCGAATTCTGTCCACGCTACGGCTGtccgtgggggagggggagggggtaaggattgGGGTTTAATAAATGTTGATTAAGGTTTGCTTGGCAATACGGGAGAGTCGCACACCGTGCATCTGTAAGCAGATTTATAGCATTGCAAAATTGGCCGAAAGACTAGCAGTAAACAGCCTCTTAAAATAGAAAATGACAATCATGATCATAAAAAATAGTCATACAgcagtgataacagcaacaagaacgatgataacgatagcagcaattataatgataacaactggtgttgaagataatgacgataccattaataataattcaGATGAAAAGTAAGTtgagtattgatgataataaggatagtgatgataagagtcatagaaaatgaatgaatgataacgatagtaatgtaaccgatgaaaagaacaatattaaccacaacaataacaacaatagtaacagtgataagtATGATGATGTCAGTGAGGATGAATGACACGAACAACAAAaagacaatgctaataatgaatgtaatgataatgattatagtgatcataacaatgctaatgataataatgataataacatcagtgattatattaatagcagtagtagtggtgacagtgacaatgacatgacaatgatgataatgaaaataaaaataatacagtgacattgataatgataaagatattgatactgataatgatgataaaaatataatattgagacggctactactaataatgatattaatgataataataataacgataatgataacaaaaccagtgataatactaatgataataatgtcaatgaaagtaataaaaagaatactgataaaaataatgatattgataagtatGATGTtgataagataaagatgatgacaataataacaatgatataaataacaacaacaatagtgataatacaaatactaatactaacaataatgatactgatgatcatgatattattgattataccaagagtaataatgataacaataatggtaacaataatgataataatggtaactgatgatataaatgataatggaaatagtaataatattaatgataataataataataatagtgatgataatgataataataatgataataataataatgatgataatattgacaaaagtattgacaataatgattatcatcataacagtagtaatgataatgatagtgataatggtgaaaataataatgataatattcatgatgatggtggtggtggtgctgctgctgctgatgatgatgataacaatgatgatgagagtaattgcaatgataattgtACCACATGTAATGACGAGGAAATCGAGAAGAtgccaataaaacaataattcaaaagaaaggaaaatatcaatgataatgatgatattcataataaagtaataatgataatgatgataaataataataatcataatcgtgatgatgataaaaataatgagaatattcataatgataataaaaacactaattaattaatgataataaaagcagcaatagtaatagtaacatcaCTAATGATAGCGAAAGCATTAATAGAATGGCACAGATAAGTGAAAATGGAATTATTACCGAGGATGAAAGCAAAGATAAGCAGACTAATaaagatcatcatgataatgatatatgtaattacaATATACGTTGTAGTTATACTAATCACTACTTCTgctaatgaaaatgttaattaagATGATTATTATCAAAACGAtagaatttatgaaaataataacaatataatcaaaaGTAACATAACAATGATCATTCTAAAGGGAACGATACTGATAAAAtggcataattgcaataaaaaagatgataaaaaatacaataatgacaatggcaataataacaatcataacagcattgataatgacactaatatgtaaataaaaggtaagattaataataataataataataataataataataataataatataatgaaaataataataataataataatagtaatgacaataataacaataatgatgataataataataataacatttcacTTTGTCCTTTTGAAGGCAAGTGTCCAGAGACCCAGAACTGCCGCGACAGAAATGGAATCTGCAGACCTATGTGCACCAGCACAGAGACCTCAATCAGCGGGATCTGTGGCACCGATCTTTGCTTCTGCTGCGTTTCAGGTACACTTCCTctcgtgggagagagagagagagaggaagaacatggagcaggtggagagagagagagagagagagagagagagagagagagagagagagagaagagagagagagagagagaggggaggagagaggaggagagagagagagagagagtagagagaggaagcgtagagagagagagggggagaaagagaagagagagagaggaagtagagagagaaagagagaggagacgtagcagagagggaaagggacgtAAGGAAAGAGGAcgttagggagaggaagaggaggagaagaacgtagggagtgagagggaagtaggaagggagaatgacgcagggagaaagagaagataggaatggaagaggagaaagaggtagaagggAGTCCGGATGGTAGGAAAATAGAGTAGGAGAggaatgtatatagagagagagatgatggaagagaatgaaagagagagagaagtgtggggggggatgaggaagagagaaggggatgatatTGGAAGATGATAaacttccaatatatatatgtaggtagaggaacgtatgaagaggaagaagagagggagaggaagggaggagggaggaaggaagggaatgagagagagatagagatagagagagagagagagagagagagagagagagagagagagagagagagagagagagggagagagagagagagagagagagagagagagagaaagagggagggagagagagaacgaagataaAGTTCTTACATCTTAATTTCTTCCCAACAGGTCCTCCAAACTCATAAGATGGAACAAGCTGTCAAAAGAGCGATGCAAATCTTTT encodes the following:
- the LOC119574723 gene encoding oncoprotein-induced transcript 3 protein-like; this encodes MSSDEVAVAGLCVFENCSCCVRDTEPCPDLEQQCLSKHGYSNHTCMSDEEALSGLCKYDNCSCCVKGTDCAQTSECQIADGRCDRTCVAGEEPVNDNCLESCTCCTEGKCPETQNCRDRNGICRPMCTSTETSISGICGTDLCFCCVSGPPNS